The Fibrobacter sp. UWP2 genomic sequence AATGATTTTGCCTGCAGGCCGAGGCACTTACCACAATGCGGTCGGGGAACAGCTGGGCAAAATCATCGCCCGCCACAAACCCCTTGGCGCAGTTGCCGCTGGTCATGCCTCCATGGAACCATACGACCACGGGCGCCTCCGAACGCCCCTTGAGCAACCCTTTCGCCCCACCCGAGGAATTTGCGCTAGGCCACCACACGCCGGTCGCGCTCTCCATGCCGGGGGCGCGAACCATGAGCGAATCCGGGGCAGCCCAGGTGGTGGCCACCAGGGATACAAACAAAATAAAATATAGAGCCGATCGAAAAAGCATTTACCGTTTGGATCTGATGCCCAAAATAAGGAACGTCAACATTCCGGCCAAGGTCGCCCCCACAATGCCAAGCCCAATGAGGCTGTAGTATACGTGGTATTCAAAGAGAGTGTCCCAATCCAGTTCGGCTTCGTTCGTCGCCAAAGACGTCACCACAAAGCGGTCCGGGGCAATGCGGACGGCGTTCACCTCGATGGGGACGTCCTCGACGTTCTTTGCCGCAAAGCTAAACCACTCCGCCATATCTTCGTTCATTTCTTGGGAGGCGTAAAGCACGAAGGTCGCTCCGGTATCGCCGTTAAGCTGGAAAAACGTCTTGTCGAGGAAGGGGATGTTCGACCCGCCAAAAAGGCTCGGGATGGCGGCGTAGCTCACCTTACCATAGAACAAGTGCTCTTCTTTAAAAAAGCTCCGCAGCACAGGCTGCATGTACGACAGGCACCAGACCGCAATCAGCAAAAACAATAGCGATATGTTGATATAGACCGAACGACGAGTGCGAAAATAGCGGGGCATAATTACAATTTAGACCTAAAGAGGAAGAAGAACGTCGAGAGCATCAAGACCAGCGACAAAAAGTAGAACACCATCGGGATCTTGGACTTGAGGGACATTTCGTTCAAGGATTCCATTTGAAAGAACTGCGCCAAGTCCACGCTGATCATGAGGGCGACCTCGTTGTCGAACTTGCTCCACGCAATGGCGAGGTCGTTGTTCTCGGCAAACAGGGCGTCCACCTCGTGCGAGAGTGAATCGGGCAAAATCATTTCGGGCTTGCGGAACACGGGGAAGCCCACTCTCGCCGAATCCAAGATGTCTTCTACAAGCAGAGCCTGTTCCACCGGGAGTTCGTGTACCTTGGACTTCACCAGGTTCCACTTTTCCAGCCACGCCACACGCGAAACGGTATAGCGGCGCATCCCCGACACCTTGCTCAAGACCTCGCGTTCAAAGTGGGCTGTCATGGAGGAAGGCGGCGTCGCCGTCCCCAAAACGTTCAGTTCGTCCATCTGTCGCGAAAAAGAAACCGTCATCTCGCGGAGCGTCATGGTCTGCGAATGCATGAGCATGGTGTCTGCGCCATAGCCCGTACGCACGCGATCCATGGTCCGCATCAAGTTCGCCTCCAACAGCTGGTATTCCGAAAGCGACTTGATGTACTGGGAATACATGACAATCTGCGGTTTTTGCGAAAAATAAAAAAGGATGGTGAGGCCGATGGTCAACACAAGGACCAGCCAGACCCAAGGCGTTTTGAGTTTGGCGTTAAAGGTATCGGCAATAGATTTATTCTTGGATTCTTCCACACTTTGAAGATACCTTTTTTCTACTTTAAAAGATATGCGCGTTTTTACTTTTGCACCTTTTTTTGCCCTTTGCTCCATTTTTGGAGCTCTCTTGAGCGCTTGCACCATAGAGCACGCCGAAGAGCAAGTGTTGGCCAGGCACGTGAACGGCATCAAGAAGACCTCCGTTTGGGTCTACCCTGACGGCGAAATTTTAAAGCGCAACGAGTGGTACAACGACGGCATCAAGGAATTCGAAATCCCGTACAAGAACGGGGAACCACACGGCGATTTCAAGCGGTGGACCGGCTTTGGCGACGTGGTGCTCACGGGCACTTACAAAAAAGGGAAGCGCCACGGAAAGTGGACCGGGTTCTATAGCGACAAAAAAGTGGAATCGTACCGCTACTACAAGGACGACCACCCCGTGGGCGACTGGGAAGGCTGGCACTACAACCGCAACAAGGCATTCGAGGAGCATTTCGACGACAATGGCGATACCGTGGGCGTCTGGAAAAAATGGTTCGCGAACGGAAACCTCGCCGAAGAAAAAACGTGCTTTGGCAACAACGCCAACGGCTACACCAAAACCTTTTTGGAAAACGGACGCAAAGACGTTTTTACCGACTGCAAGAACGGCAAACGGGACGGAACCGTCACCGTGTTCATTGACAACGGCGCCAACACAGTCAAGGAAAAATCTCATTACAAACAAGGTATCTTAGACGGCACGCGCGAAGTGTTCAACGCCGACGGCAAAGTCGTCAAGCGGGAATTCTGGAGCAACGGCAGCCGAGAAGGCACCTGGGAATGGTTCGACAACGACGGTCAAAAAATCGCCGAAGAAACTTTTGAAAGCGGCAATGGCAAAGCCCACGGTCTGGACGACTTTGGCAAATTCTGCGCCGAGACGACTTTTGTCGCCGGAGTACCGACCCAGCTATGGTACTACCGGGCAGGGCACTCCCTCAGGTACGAGGAAACCTGGCGCGACGGCGAGATTGCCGAGAGCAGGAGCTTCTACCCCGACAGCATGGGCGGCAGAATGGCGAGCGAGGGCTTTTGGCAGAGAAACCTAGACGGTTCTAAACGCCACGGCATATGGCGCAACTGGTACCCAAGCGGAATACTGCGAGACAGCCTCACCTACGTGAATGGCGAACGCGTGGGCGAACAGTTCAGTTACGACAGCACCGGCAAGCTCACGATACATAAAACCGAAGCCGGGAAGAACAGACCTGTAATCATGCACAAGCTGTGGGAAGAATAAGTATGCGACGTAAAGACCGTGAAGTGTTGGGCGACGAGAATATCGTAAAAATTATCGAGCAGTGCACGACATGCCACATTGCGATGGTGGACGATGCGGATGCGGGCATGCCCTACGTGATTCCGATGTCGTTCGGGTATAGTTTGAAGGACGGCGTCCTGGAGCTGTACTTCCACTGCGCGCATGTTGGCAAGAAACTCGACTGCATCCTCAAGAATCCGAATATCGCGTTCAGCATGTGCGTCGAGAACCGCATCGAGATTCACGAAGATGTTTATTGCAAGAGCGGTCGCTTTTACGCAAGCGTCGTCGGGCAGGGCAAGGCCGAAATCGTCGAAGATGTTGCCGAGAAATGCCGCGGGCTCTCGCTCCTGATGGAACGGCAGGCTGCAGGAGCCTCGCAGTCTATGCAGGCCGCCCCGCACAAGTTTGAATTCACGCCCGCGCAGGCCGCCGCCGTGACCGTATTGAAGATAACGAGCACGAACTATACCGGGAAAGCAAAGTCGGAATAATTTTTTTGCTAAATTTGTGGTCACTATGAGTGAAGCTATTAACAATGTGAAGCAGGCGTTTGACGCAGAACTTGCGCAAACCGACCTTACGAACCAAGAAGCCGTCAACAACCTCCGCGTGAAGTACCTGGGCAAGAAGGGGGCCGTCACCGACCTCATGAAGCAGATGGGGAGCCTCAGCGCCGAGGAACGTCCGGCTTACGGCAAGCTCGTGAACGAACTTAAGGTCGCCGTCTCCGAGGCCATCGACAAGGCTATCGAAACGGCAAAGGCAGCCGCCCTCCAAAAGAAACTGGACAGTGGCAGCGTCGACGTTTCGCTCCCGGGTGCCGGAATCGGCGCCGGCAGCACGCACCCGCTTTACGACGTGCGCGAAGAGATTATCGACTTCTTCAGCCAGATGGGTTTCGAGGTGGACTTCGGCCGCGACATCGAAACGGACTGGTATAACTTCGAAGCTTTGAATACGCCGCCCGACCACCCGAGCCGCGACATGCAGGATACGTTCTACGTGGACGACAAGGTGATGCTGCGTACGCACACCTCCGGCACGCAGATCCACTACATGGAAACGCACAAGCCGCCGTTCCGCATGATTGCTCCGGGCCACGTGTTCCGCGTCGATAACGATGCGACCCACGCCCCCATGTTCCAGCAGTGCGAAGGCCTCGTGGTCGACGAAAACATCAGCTTTGCAGACCTCAAGGGCGTGCTCCAGGTGTTCATGAACAAGCTGTTCGGCGAAGGCGTCAAGACGCGTTTCCGCCCGAGCTTCTTCCCCTTCACGGAGCCCAGCGCCGAAATGGACGTGAGCTGCGTGTTCTGCGGTGGCAAGGGCTGCCGTCGCTGCAAGGGAACCGGCTGGATGGAAATCGGCGGTTGCGGTTCAGTGGACCCGAACGTGTTCAAGAACTGCGGCATTGATTCCGAGAAGTACACGGGCTTTGCGTTTGGCTTCGGTCTCGACCGTATCGCCATGCTCCGCCACGAGATTCCCGAAATCGGACTCTTGACGGGCAACGACCAAAGGTTCCTCGAACAGTTCTAAGTTAATTCGGAATTAGGAATTACAAGCAAAAAAAGCGAGCCGCGAGGTTCGCTTTTTTATTTACTCTTTCAAGCTTATAATATCGTTTTTTAGTTTCTACGATCTCTTGTAGTCGTCCTGGACGCGGATGAT encodes the following:
- the pheS gene encoding phenylalanine--tRNA ligase subunit alpha; this encodes MSEAINNVKQAFDAELAQTDLTNQEAVNNLRVKYLGKKGAVTDLMKQMGSLSAEERPAYGKLVNELKVAVSEAIDKAIETAKAAALQKKLDSGSVDVSLPGAGIGAGSTHPLYDVREEIIDFFSQMGFEVDFGRDIETDWYNFEALNTPPDHPSRDMQDTFYVDDKVMLRTHTSGTQIHYMETHKPPFRMIAPGHVFRVDNDATHAPMFQQCEGLVVDENISFADLKGVLQVFMNKLFGEGVKTRFRPSFFPFTEPSAEMDVSCVFCGGKGCRRCKGTGWMEIGGCGSVDPNVFKNCGIDSEKYTGFAFGFGLDRIAMLRHEIPEIGLLTGNDQRFLEQF
- a CDS encoding toxin-antitoxin system YwqK family antitoxin, whose amino-acid sequence is MRVFTFAPFFALCSIFGALLSACTIEHAEEQVLARHVNGIKKTSVWVYPDGEILKRNEWYNDGIKEFEIPYKNGEPHGDFKRWTGFGDVVLTGTYKKGKRHGKWTGFYSDKKVESYRYYKDDHPVGDWEGWHYNRNKAFEEHFDDNGDTVGVWKKWFANGNLAEEKTCFGNNANGYTKTFLENGRKDVFTDCKNGKRDGTVTVFIDNGANTVKEKSHYKQGILDGTREVFNADGKVVKREFWSNGSREGTWEWFDNDGQKIAEETFESGNGKAHGLDDFGKFCAETTFVAGVPTQLWYYRAGHSLRYEETWRDGEIAESRSFYPDSMGGRMASEGFWQRNLDGSKRHGIWRNWYPSGILRDSLTYVNGERVGEQFSYDSTGKLTIHKTEAGKNRPVIMHKLWEE
- a CDS encoding pyridoxamine 5'-phosphate oxidase family protein — encoded protein: MRRKDREVLGDENIVKIIEQCTTCHIAMVDDADAGMPYVIPMSFGYSLKDGVLELYFHCAHVGKKLDCILKNPNIAFSMCVENRIEIHEDVYCKSGRFYASVVGQGKAEIVEDVAEKCRGLSLLMERQAAGASQSMQAAPHKFEFTPAQAAAVTVLKITSTNYTGKAKSE